One region of Termitidicoccus mucosus genomic DNA includes:
- a CDS encoding M42 family metallopeptidase: MPKYHAPEFLAELLHARSPSGYEFEAQAVFDKHVRPAADTYEKDAMGNRIATLNPSGDPVLMLAGHMDELGLIITYVNKDGFIYFDTIGGHDRVMIPGRRVIIQTANGPVKGVTGKRAIHLMDEGDRKKVPEIHEIWIDIGARSKKEALGRVSIGDVATYDHEFELIHGSVGAARAFDNKVGAYTVGEVLVRLSQQKKRPAAKVVAVATAQEEIGVRGATTAVYAVNPHIAIAVDVGHATDHPDCDNRKYGETKLGAGPILCRGANINPKVFERLLKCAKRLGIPHQFEADPRPTGTDARAIQMGRGGVATGLVSIPLRYMHTPSEMVDLADVENCVKLLTAFALSLEKGDYAHW; encoded by the coding sequence ATGCCAAAATATCACGCGCCTGAATTTCTCGCCGAACTCCTTCACGCCCGTTCACCGTCGGGCTACGAGTTCGAGGCCCAAGCCGTCTTCGACAAGCATGTTCGCCCTGCCGCCGACACCTACGAAAAGGACGCGATGGGCAACCGCATCGCCACGCTCAATCCCTCCGGCGACCCCGTCCTCATGCTCGCCGGGCACATGGACGAGCTCGGCCTCATCATCACCTATGTGAACAAGGACGGTTTTATTTATTTCGACACCATCGGCGGGCACGACCGCGTGATGATTCCCGGACGCCGCGTCATCATCCAGACCGCGAACGGCCCGGTCAAAGGCGTCACCGGCAAGCGTGCCATTCACCTGATGGACGAGGGCGACCGCAAGAAAGTCCCCGAGATTCACGAAATCTGGATCGACATCGGCGCGCGCTCGAAAAAGGAGGCGCTCGGGCGCGTGTCCATCGGCGACGTGGCGACCTACGACCACGAGTTCGAGCTGATCCACGGCAGCGTGGGCGCGGCGCGCGCGTTCGACAACAAGGTCGGCGCCTACACGGTCGGCGAGGTGCTCGTCCGCCTGTCGCAACAAAAGAAAAGGCCCGCCGCCAAAGTCGTCGCCGTGGCGACCGCGCAGGAGGAAATCGGCGTGCGCGGCGCGACCACCGCCGTGTATGCGGTCAACCCGCACATCGCCATCGCCGTCGATGTCGGCCACGCGACCGACCATCCCGATTGCGACAACCGCAAATACGGCGAAACCAAGCTCGGCGCCGGCCCGATTCTCTGTCGCGGCGCGAACATCAACCCGAAGGTTTTCGAGCGGCTCCTGAAATGCGCGAAAAGGCTCGGCATCCCCCACCAGTTCGAGGCCGATCCGCGCCCGACCGGCACCGACGCCCGCGCCATCCAGATGGGTCGCGGCGGTGTGGCGACCGGACTGGTGTCGATTCCCCTGCGCTACATGCACACTCCGAGCGAAATGGTGGACCTCGCGGACGTGGAGAATTGCGTGAAACTCCTCACCGCGTTCGCCCTTTCGCTTGAAAAAGGCGACTACGCGCACTGGTGA
- a CDS encoding glycoside hydrolase family protein has protein sequence MHHPARTTRRSFLQTVALAGGAFALNRLPCPAAGPAGAPALPSAPPPGRYPPDAISDFSRRLRPVGRALETEDYYVWCNSPIYDEAGRVHVYYSRWPARHGMSGWISKCEIAHAVADSPEAPFEFQSVVLAPRPGHFDATTCHNPTIHRFDGKYYLYYMGTSDGRLASKRIGFAVAASPFGPWTRCDEPLLQPGPSGAWDDLCNTNPAVLRHPDGNYWLYYKGINRDEYFNAPKSERIKGNRRYGLAMAEQPEGPFIKYTGNPVIDFSRIEKNMQLEDAFLWLEDGRFKLICRDMGFYDHFAGLLLESADGVHFSHPRIAYYGADAYALNEPPAPRHLSRYGRFERPQLLLKNGRPDYLFTAAQGGKYMTASSFIFKITPP, from the coding sequence ATGCACCACCCTGCCCGCACCACCCGCCGCAGCTTTCTCCAAACCGTCGCCCTTGCCGGCGGCGCGTTCGCCCTCAATCGCCTCCCCTGCCCTGCCGCCGGCCCCGCAGGCGCGCCGGCCCTGCCCTCCGCTCCGCCCCCGGGCCGCTACCCGCCCGACGCCATCTCGGACTTCAGCCGCCGCCTCCGCCCGGTGGGACGCGCGCTCGAAACCGAGGATTATTATGTCTGGTGCAACAGCCCGATTTATGACGAGGCGGGGCGCGTGCATGTTTATTACTCGCGCTGGCCCGCGCGCCACGGCATGAGCGGCTGGATAAGCAAATGCGAGATCGCGCATGCCGTCGCCGATTCGCCCGAAGCGCCTTTCGAGTTCCAGAGTGTCGTCCTCGCTCCGCGTCCCGGCCATTTCGACGCCACCACCTGCCATAATCCGACCATCCATCGCTTCGACGGGAAATATTATCTGTATTACATGGGCACCTCCGACGGCCGGCTGGCGAGCAAACGCATCGGCTTCGCGGTGGCCGCCTCCCCCTTCGGCCCGTGGACGCGCTGCGACGAGCCGCTGCTCCAGCCCGGTCCGTCCGGCGCATGGGACGACCTGTGCAACACCAATCCCGCCGTCCTCCGTCATCCCGACGGAAACTATTGGCTATATTATAAAGGCATCAATCGCGACGAGTATTTCAACGCGCCAAAATCCGAACGCATCAAAGGCAACCGGCGCTACGGACTCGCCATGGCCGAACAGCCAGAGGGTCCATTTATAAAATACACCGGCAATCCGGTGATCGATTTTTCCCGCATCGAAAAAAACATGCAATTGGAGGATGCGTTTCTCTGGCTTGAAGACGGCCGGTTCAAATTGATCTGCCGCGACATGGGCTTCTATGACCATTTCGCCGGTCTGCTGCTTGAATCGGCCGACGGCGTGCATTTTTCCCATCCCCGGATCGCCTATTACGGAGCGGACGCCTATGCCCTGAACGAACCTCCCGCGCCCAGGCATCTGAGCCGCTACGGACGTTTCGAGCGCCCGCAGTTGTTGCTGAAAAACGGCCGCCCCGACTACCTGTTCACGGCTGCGCAGGGA